One window of Nymphaea colorata isolate Beijing-Zhang1983 chromosome 11, ASM883128v2, whole genome shotgun sequence genomic DNA carries:
- the LOC116264846 gene encoding porphobilinogen deaminase, chloroplastic-like, whose translation METSLSSAIQPFFHSSPPFLPSHFGFSQNLRYPLLSSHGRRQSVVIKAAVAVEQPSQTKVSLIRIGTRGSPLALAQAYETRDKLKAAHAELAEEGAVEIIIIKTTGDKILNQPLADIGGKGLFTKEIDEALLGGAIDIAVHSMKDVPTYLPDGTILPCNLPREDVRDAFISPIATSLAELPAGSIVGSASLRRQSQILYRYPSLKVVNFRGNVQTRLKKLNEGEVQATLLALAGLKRLSMTENVTSILSLDEMLPAIAQGAIGIACRSNDEKMAGYIASLNDEETRLAVACERAFLETLDGSCRTPIAGYAFRDRDGYCLFRGLVASPDGTRVLETSRRGPYNFEDMVSMGKDAGKELISRAGPGFFDW comes from the exons ATGGAGACCTCTCTAAGCTCAGCCATCCAGCCTTTCTTCCAttcctctcctccttttcttcccagCCACTTTGGTTTTTCTCAGAATCTTAGGTACCCGCTTCTCAGTTCTCATGGGAGAAGGCAGAGTGTGGTCATTAAAGCAGCTGTTGCAGTGGAACAGCCCTCGCAGACAAAAGTCTCGCTTATTAGAATTGGTACAAGAGGAAG CCCATTAGCACTTGCCCAGGCTTATGAAACACGAGACAAACTCAAGGCTGCTCATGCGGAACTTGCAGAAGAAGGGGCAGTTGAAATAATAATCATAAAGACAACTGGCGATAAAATATTGAACCAGCCACTAGCAGATATAGGTGGCAAAGGACTTTTTACAAAAGAGATAGATGAAGCACTATTAGGTGGCGCTATTGATATTGCTGTCCATTCAATGAAGGATGTCCCGACATATCTCCCTGATGGGACAATTTTGCCATGCAATCTTCCACGTGAGGATGTTAGAGATGCATTTATTTCTCCAATTGCAACATCATTGGCCGAGCTTCCAGCTGGGAGCATTGTGGGAAGTGCTTCCCTTAGAAGACAGTCTCAAATACTTTACAGATATCCATCACTTAAA GTGGTAAATTTCAGAGGCAATGTTCAAACCCGACTTAAAAAACTAAATGAAGGAGAGGTCCAGGCAACGTTGCTGGCATTGGCAGGCTTAAAACGACTCTCCATGACGGAGAATGTTACCTCTATACTCTCCTTGGATGAAATGCTTCCAGCAATTGCCCAGGGTGCCATTGGAATTGCCTGTAGAAGCAATGATGAAAAAATG GCTGGTTACATAGCTTCACTCAATGATGAGGAGACAAGATTAGCTGTTGCATGTGAGAGGGCCTTTCTTGAAACCTTAGACGGGTCTTGTCGTACACCCATTGCTGGTTATGCATTCCGAGACAGGGATGGGTATTGTCTTTTCAGAGGCTTAGTGGCATCTCCTGATGGAACTAGAG TGCTTGAGACTTCTAGAAGAGGACCGTACAACTTTGAAGACATGGTGTCAATGGGGAAGGATGCTGGTAAAGAATTGATTTCACGTGCTGGCCCTGGTTTTTTTGATTGGTAA
- the LOC116263759 gene encoding cysteine-rich and transmembrane domain-containing protein WIH2-like gives MSYNAPPPAYPPPGQGYPPPGQGYPPPAPPAGYPPMGYPPQDAGAYPPPPPPAPETKSRGDGFLKGCCAALCCCCLLDACF, from the exons ATGAGTTACAACGCTCCTCCTCCag CCTACCCACCACCGGGACAAGGCTACCCACCACCGGGACAGGGCTACCCTCCACCGGCACCGCCCGCAGGGTACCCTCCCATGGGCTACCCTCCTCAAGACGCTGGCGCCTAccctcctccccctccccccgCCCCTGAGACCAAATCCAGGGGAGACGGATTCTTGAAGGGAtg TTGTGCTGCCTTATGTTGCTGCTGTCTCCTTGATGCCTGCTTTTGA